In Candidatus Electrothrix scaldis, the genomic window GCACCGTCTATTTACAGCACGGATTTCAGCGGTCGGCTTGGGTTGGTGATTGGCAGTGAAGGGAAGGGGATTCGTCCTCTGGTGCGCAAGCACTGCGACCAACTGGTCACGATTCCTATGACAACAGATTTTGATTCCCTGAATGCCTCGGTGGCTGCTGCCCTGATTATGTTTGAGGTGGTCCGACAGGGAAAAAATGAAGATTGATGGTCCAGCAAAAAGTCAGTCAGCAAATTGGGTCTAAAATTTCCTGTTTATAACGTTTTCTGTTGATACCCTCTTATCCCGCCATTCATAGTGGCTGACACCAACAAATTTTCCAGCCAATTGTCAGCATATCGCTTGCCATTCAGGTGTTCAGCAGGGCAAGTTTTTCCTTGATGCTTTCTAATCGTTGTTGGCGATGATGGACAGAAATTCCATAGCAAGGCCATTGCCCGAACATGCTGTTCAGCAGAATCGTCAGTACCATGAAAATACTGCGCATCAAAGCACACTCTGTCAATAAACTTCATCAGGCGGTCAACCATATTGCTTGTGCGGTGAGCACGTTCGCAGTCGTAGCTTCTGATGAACTGCTCATGTTTAGCGCATAAGTCCAGCGTATGCTGCTTCATCGGTGAATCCGGCGGCAGCATAAGCCCAACTTGCTTGACTTTTGGGTAAAGCCATTCAGCACATAGCCATGCATCATTTCTTAAGGAAAAAGCTCCGGGTATCGACTGTAAAGTTTGTCTATCTGCGCTTTCGCTACATCCTTATCAGACAGGAACAGCTCATATTCTGTTTGCTCAAGAGGCAGTCTGATTGTTTGATACCCTTTGGTTGGTTTCTCTGTTATACTCATCTTTACCTGTCCTTTTTTCGTGGTTATTGCAGTCGGTAATAACTTCTACTACAATAATCTAGTTATAAGGACAGGATTTACAAGTTTGGCTATTTTTAGTGATCAACAGAAAACGTTATAAACAGATCAAATAAGCTATGGATCTGTTTGATAAACGTATCGAATGTTAATTCTTTGGTATTTGAAGGCATAAGCAGAGGACTCGTGTGGTATTGATCATGCCTTTCAATAACACATATTCGTTAAATAAAATAGTCTGTTGTCAAATTTATAATTGCTGGGTTGACAGCTAGAGAGAGGAGGGTTATTTTGTTTTTCTGAAAAGTTTTTTTGTTTTGTTTGCTGTATTGTATTAAAATTACTTGTATAAAGAGTGAGGTGAAAAATGCCAGTTTACGAGTATGAGTGCCCTGCTTGTGAAAAAGTGTTTGAAGTACATCAGGGGATAAATGATAGCCCACTAACCTCCTGTTCCGTTTGTGGTGGTGAAGTGAAGAAGATTATGTCTATGAGCTCCTTTCATTTGAAAGGGGGCGGATGGTATTCGGACGGGTATGCATCTGGGGCTTCGTCTAAAAACGGGGTGGCGGGTAAAGCTTCATCAGGTGCGGATTCTTCTAAGAAAGCGTCTGCCTGTGGGGCTGAGGGTGCTTGTAAGGGGTGCTCAGCTTCTTCTTGATTTCAAAAGTATTTTTTATAGTTCCCTGCTCTTGAAGAGAGGGTGGCATAGGTTAAAAGGAGCCTTTGGGCCGCAACACACATGGACTGTTTTTTAATTGACAGTCTTTTATTTTCGTTGGTAGTCTGAAAGGAAAGGTATAATATACGTAGTTGGTGGTTATTCTCAAAAAGGAGCAGGGGCATGGCGGGTGAGGAAGCAGTTGCAAATGGTGCATCAGAAGGTTTTTTTGCAAAAATAGGTGCGTGGCTACAGAGTACACATGTACCCGAGCAGGTCAAGGATGTTGATTTCGCTGGCCTGTTTACAAATCCTTGGTTTATGGTCCCATTTGTTGCTCTGATTGCTTATCTGATCTGGAAGCAGTCTTTTAACGAACTGATCATAATTGCTATATTTGTGGTTCTCTGGTGGCTTAGCGGAACAGAATATATGCAGACTCTCGTTGTGGACGGGGAGCTACAAGTTAAGAAGGTTTTACCTGTTCTTGCGGGCGCTTCAGCTATTCTTGGATTTGTCGTCTATTTGTTTTTTGGGAGATCCTGAAGTCCTGTCGGCAGGCTTACTCGTAAGACGATAACAAAACAAGGCTGACTAGAGCCTTATGTATTTGTTTTGTTACCTATGTATTTTAAAATCAGGTTACCAGCATGGAATATCGTAACGCTGTTTTTGTTGTTACCTCAGAGGATTCATGCCCTATTTATAATGTAGGTGAAGAAATCCAGGTTCAGGACTCGGCAGTGAGTGTGGACTATGAAAAGCCCGTTTGCCTGATCCTGGTGCGTGAACTCCATAAAGCGCTTGCTAAAAAACCAGGTGAGCAGCGATTTACCCAGATGGCTATGCAGCGGGCATCGTTTCGTTGCCCCGGCTGCACAGGCTCCATGCGCTTTGAGTACAAGAAAGAACGGGGCTTTTCTACCCTGCAGATGAATCTCCTGCGGATTGCGGATAAAAAAGCGAGAAAACGGCATGTCGAAGCCCTGTTCAAGCATCTCCGGACTATGCAGGTGTTTGAACTCCTTGAAGATCACGATCTCTTGGATCTTATTTCAATGTTGAAGTTGAAACAGTTTGATCCTAATAAGATCATTATCTCAGAGGGGACCAGAGGGACGCATCTCTATATTATTTTATCCGGCAAGGTTGCTATCGTAAAAGGCGAAGAGATTATTGCCGAAATCGGACGTGGTGAGATTTTTGGAGAAATGAGTCTCCTCTCCGGTGACCCGGCGAGTAGTTCTGTTCATTCCCGGACAGTGGTTAAATTTGGGACAATCAATGGAAAGGACCTAAAATTCATCCTGAATCGATATCCGGTCCTGCAAATCTTTTTCTATCGTTTGCTAGTCAACCGGGCCCAAATGAATATGGCCCGCTCCGGTAAAATCAGCTCTGGTATGAGCGGAGAGCTGATTTATATCAACCCGGTAGAACTGTTTCAGCTGATTAATAGCGGTGGGAAGTCCGGTAAGGTTGATTTGATTTTCCATGACGGGCATGCAACAATCCTTTTCAAAGAAGGTGAGATTATCCATGCGTCCTACGGGGATTTGAATGGGAAGGAAGCCCTCTTTGCACTTTTATCAAAGAAAAAAGGGTCCTTTACCTATAATACAGAACTTGCGAAAAAGTATGAAGATCTTCCTGTGCTTGGAGGGTTTATGGGCCTGTTGATGGAAGGATTGCAGCGCATAGATGAAGAGCAGGGAACGGTAGTGAAAAAAGAGGTTTGATTCTTTTTGGAAAAGGTTGTGTGATGTTCAGGGGAACGGAGTAGAAATGTATGGAATATCGGAATGCTGTATTCGTTGTCACCGAAGAACACGCATGTCCCATATATAATGTTGGTGAGGAGTTTATTGTTCACGATTCCACCTTAACCATTGAACACAATAAAGAAGTCTGTCTCCTGCTGGTTCAGGAGCTGCTTAAGGCCTTGACCGGTGCCCGTCCTTTACAACCTCATTTTACTCAGACCAAGATGGTTCGGACCAAATTCGAGTGCGGCGGTTGCACTGGATTGATTCGTTTTGAATATAAAAAGGAGAACGCCTACTCCACCTTGCAGATGAATCTGCTTGAGGTTGCAAAAAAACGGGCAAAGAAACAGCTTATTGAAGAATTTTTCGGGCTTCTTCGAGAAATGGAGCTTTTTGAGCCTCTGGATGATTTTGACCTTCAGGATCTCGCTCTTCTCATGAAGCTGCAAAAATATCCCGCCAATAAGGTTATCATCGAGGCAGGAGAGCTTGGGACACATTTTTATGTGGTCTTAGCAGGAACCGTGGTTGTGGTCCGCGAGGATAATAAGGTTATTGCTGAGATCGGTCCCGGTAATATTTTTGGGGAAATGAGTCTCCTTTCTGGAGAATTAACCTATCCTTCTGTGTATTCCAAGACGGCTGTTCAGCTGGCTGCTCTGAAGGCAAAGGATTTTAAGCATGTCTTATCTCGCTATCCTATCTTACAGATTTTTTTCTATAGAGTTCTAGTGGACCGCGCCCAGGAGAACACCATGCGAGCTGGAAAAATTAGTTCTGGTATGAGCGGTGAGCTGTCAGATATTAACTCAGTGGAGTTGTTTCAGTTGATCAATTCCGGCGGCAAGACAGGCAAGGTCCAGCTTGTGTTTGAAGAAAATCAAGCGCTGATCCTGTTTAACGAGGGAGAAATCGTTTATTGTAAATACGGTGACCAGGAAGGAAAGGAAGCGGTTTTTTCTTTGTTGGCAAAGCAGAAAGGTACCTTCACCTATACTAAGGGCCTAGCTGCTGAAGAAAAAAAGCTTCCTGTCTTAGGGGGATTTATGGGGCTGATTATGGAAGGCCTGCGTCGCATTGATGAAGAAGAACAGGGTGATGAAGAGTAAGTTTGCTTCAGCTCTTTTTCTTCCCTCTCTACGCATCGTGATATTTTTGAAAAACAAGGCAGGCATTTGTGCCGCCAAATCCGTAGCTATTTGACATCACGGTGTTGAGCTCTGCTTCCCGTGTTTCCTGCACGATATTCATGTTCTCTGCATCTGTTTCCAGTTTGCGAATATTAGCACTTGCTGCAATAAAGTTATTATTGAGCATAAGCAGGCAGTAAATAGCCTCGTGAACCCCGGCAGCACCTAAGGAGTGTCCTGAAAGGGATTTGGTTGAGCTGATGGGCGGGGTGTCCTTGCCAAAAACATGACGAATTGCTTGTAATTCTATCATGTCGCCAATGGGGGTGGATGTCCCGTGGGCATTGATATAGTCGATGGGCTGGGCGCTTGTGGCAAGGGCCAGTTGGATGCAGCGAGAAGCTCCTTCGCCAGAAGGCGACACCATTTCATGACCGTCTGCTGTTGCCCCGTATCCAACTAGTTCTCCGTAAATTTGAGCGCCGCGCTTCAGGGCGTGTTCTAGTTCTTCAAGCAGGATAATCCCTGCCCCATTCGCAACAACAAACCCATCTCGATTCACATCATAGGGCCTTGATGCCTGCTCGGGTGTGTCGTTAAAGCTCGTGGATAGGGCACCCATTGCGTCGAACATAGAAGTCTGGGTCCAGTGCTCCTCATCGCTCCCGCCTGCGAAGATCAAGTCTTGCTTACCGAGTTGAATCTGTTCCATTGCAGCGCCGATGCAGTGCGCGCCTGTTGCACAGGCCGAAGAAATGGAATAACAGACCCCTTTGATTTTAAAAGGTGCTGTGAGTCCAGCTGAAACTGTGCTGGACATGGTGCGCGGTACCATGAAGGGGCTGAGGCGACGAAGTCCTTTATTGCGCATGGTATCTGCCGTCGCAACCACATTCTCTGCCGAAGTACCACCTGAACCAATGATAAGGCCGGTCCGTGGCGAGGAAACCTGGTCCGGGGGCAGCCCGCTATCTTCCACGGCCTGTTGCATGGCAATATAGGCATAGGCCGCAGCATTGCCCATGAAACGAAGGATCTTTTTGTCGATATGCTTTTTGCAATTTATCTGAGTAAAGGCACCTACCTGAGAACGTAGTCCCAGCTCTTTGTAGGGAGGCCAATAACGCACACCGGATTTTCCTGTTTTTAAGGAGTTCAGAACCTCCTCAGATGTATCACCAAGGGGGGAGACAATTCCCATCCCTGTTATTACTACTCTACGCATTATTAATTTTTTACTTTTTTCTAAAAAGTTGTTGTGCAGCAGCACAAGGAGGTCATATATTTAATGGACTCAAAAAGACTCTTGCCTGGGACTGTCCACGTAAATAACCAGGAGAAACTGAGCCAATTATGATCCTGTGGTCTCACAGGCGTTGCGCTCCAGTAAGAAAACAGATTCATAGTAAAAGAACAATAGTTTTTCAGATAATTATAACCTTCCTGCTGAAGGCAGGTGTCAGGGGGCTATCGTTATTCTCTTAATTATATTAGTAATTGCTTCTGCTTCCACGCGGCAGTGAGCAAGGATTATTTTCCTTTGACTTGTAGAAGATATGTATGGAATTTTATTTTTAGCTGAGACGAGCGTGGTGCCTCGACTTTACTCTTGGAGAAAAAATGTTGAAGAAGAAGATGCTTAAGGCTTTAACACGTCAGATTAACGAAGAAATGTATTCCGGCTATCTCTACCTTTCAATGGAATCTTATTTTCATTCTATTAGCCTGTCCGGTTTTGCAAACTGGATGCGCGTGCAGTCTCAGGAAGAGCTGACTCATGCGATGAAATTTTATGATTATGTTAATGAGCGTGGCGGAAGAGTCATTCTTGATACAATCAAACAGCCGGATGCAGAATGGGAGACACCGCTTGCAGCTTTTGAGCAGATTATGGCCCATGAGGAAAAAGTAACATCCTTGATTAATGAGTTGATGGATCTTGCCATTGCTGAACAAGATCACGCAACCAAGATTTTTTTGCAGTGGTTTGTCTCTGAACAGGTAGAAGAAGAGGCCTCTGTCGGAGAGGTCTTGAATAAATTGCGCCTGATTCAGGATGATTCCTCAGGTCTGTTTATGGTGGATGCTGAGCTGGCGCAGCGGGTTTTTGTTCCACCTGTAAAGGCCTAGTACACTGCGGCGTAAGTCTCACACTACTTTTTACGGCTCTTCGTAGATTAGTGGGGAAAGTAGTCTCTCTACATAATTGGAATAGATATTTTAGGTACCTCTGGTAAAATTTACAGAAAAAATCTAACGAGGTTTTTCTGTGAAATTGCTTTCTCTTGCTTATATTAAGGATGCGGCCCGGTCTGTAAAACGAGTTTGCGAAGAAATGTTTACCGAGGCAACAGACTCTGTTTTGACAGAACTTCTCGGAGTTGCTGCTTTGAAGGTTAATATGTACTGTTTGCGATTGGAAGGTGTGGAAGATGTGCTTCATCTACGATGCTCTCATCGTGATGATATAGCCATCTGCTTCCGTTGCGGTACTCCTTCCGAAGCAATACATGAAGAAAAGGAGCGTTGCGTCCGACATCTTGATATCTGGGGAAAGAGGACTTTTTTACATTTTTTCTCCCGTCGTTTCATGTGTGAACAGTGTCAAAAACCGTTCACGGAATCATTGCCTTTTATTGAAAAATTTAGAAGACATACTAAGGAATTTGAACGACATATTTATGAACGATGTAAGGCGGGCTGCCGAAAAAAAGTCGCCATAAAAGAGAAATTGAGCCAAGCGACTGTGAAAGAGATTCTCAACCGATTCGCCCGCCGCATACCGGAACGCAATAGCGGCCTATTCACACGGGTACTCGGGATTGATGAAATTTCTCTGAAGAAACGGCATAGGCAATTTGTTCTTGTCATTTCAGATATAAGCAGCAGGAGTATTCTCGCAGTCCTACCGGATCGCCGTAAAGATACTCTCGAAAAATGGCTCAATGAATTAACGGAGGAACAACGCCGGGCGATTAAATTTGTATCTATTGATATGTGGGCACCTTATGCTCAGGCAATTCGCACGAAACTCCCAAAATCTCGGCTTACAGTTGATAGATTTCATGTGATGAAACAGCTGAATGAGCGTTTGGGACAGATGCGTCGTAAAATTCAGCGTGCTCTTCCTGATGAGAAAAAGGACATATTAAAGGGAATACGTTGGATTCTTGTGAGAAACAGGGAAGAACTTTCCACCGAAGAAGAGTCGCGTTTGACCGAGGTGCTTGCCCTCCATCCTGAACTAAGAGAACTCTACCTTATCAAAGAAGAATTTAGGTGTATTTTTGAGCGCGTAAGAAGTCGGGATAAAGCATCGAAGTTCCTAAGAGCCTGGATATGGAAAGCTCGGGTGACAGGAAATGTGTTTCTTTTGAAGTTTGTTGGTACGCTGGAAAATTGGTGGAATGAAGTTTTGAACTATTTTGTCGAGCGGGTTACAAACGGCTTTGTTGAAGGACTCAATAACAGCATAAGAAACATTATTCGTACAGCGTTTGGCTACAGAAATTTTGAAAATTTTAGGCTCCGGGTATTTGCGGAACATGGGGTTCCCCACTAATCTACGAAGAGCCCTTTTTACAACAACATGCCTAACTGAAATCGGGAAAACGCCTCTGGGAAAGCATGGGGATATTTAAGCCGAGCTGTACTAGCTCCTGTCTGGTGATACCAGTCATGAGGAATGTAAATTTATTTTGAGGAGGGTAAGGTTGTGGGAACGCGAGCAATTAAGCAAAAGGTGCTAAAAGCCTTGCAGCAGGATGATCTTGTCCGTATTGAAACCGAGCTTGCCCATCTGCAGGAAAAAGAATTGATCAATGCCCTTTTTTCGGGAATATGCCACTCTGATGAACGCATTCGTTGGCATGCAATATCGATTATGGGGAGCGCTGTGGCCAGGCTGACTGAGCAGGATATGGAGGAGGCACGGATAATCCTCCGGCGCATGCTCTGGAGTCTCAATGATGAGTCCGGTGGCATCGGTTGGGGGGCTCCAGAATCTATGGCGGAAATTATGTGTTGCCATGAGGGGCTTGCGGATGAGTATATCCACATGCTGATTTCATACATGCGACCTGATGGCGAAGAAGAATGGCAGGATGGTAATTTCTTGGAGCATGAGATCTTACAGCAGGGCCTTCTCTGGGCGATGGGGCGCTTAGCCCAATGCCGAAAGGAGCACCTGCTCGCCAGGCAAGCGGAGCGGGATTTGCCGCCTTATCTGGATGCTGAGGATGCAGTTGTTTGCGGCTTAGCAGCACGTGCAATAGGATTGCTGGGTGCTACTGATACTCTTGATATTGTAACGGTTCAGGAGCGCT contains:
- a CDS encoding DUF4388 domain-containing protein gives rise to the protein MEYRNAVFVVTEEHACPIYNVGEEFIVHDSTLTIEHNKEVCLLLVQELLKALTGARPLQPHFTQTKMVRTKFECGGCTGLIRFEYKKENAYSTLQMNLLEVAKKRAKKQLIEEFFGLLREMELFEPLDDFDLQDLALLMKLQKYPANKVIIEAGELGTHFYVVLAGTVVVVREDNKVIAEIGPGNIFGEMSLLSGELTYPSVYSKTAVQLAALKAKDFKHVLSRYPILQIFFYRVLVDRAQENTMRAGKISSGMSGELSDINSVELFQLINSGGKTGKVQLVFEENQALILFNEGEIVYCKYGDQEGKEAVFSLLAKQKGTFTYTKGLAAEEKKLPVLGGFMGLIMEGLRRIDEEEQGDEE
- a CDS encoding HEAT repeat domain-containing protein, with translation MGTRAIKQKVLKALQQDDLVRIETELAHLQEKELINALFSGICHSDERIRWHAISIMGSAVARLTEQDMEEARIILRRMLWSLNDESGGIGWGAPESMAEIMCCHEGLADEYIHMLISYMRPDGEEEWQDGNFLEHEILQQGLLWAMGRLAQCRKEHLLARQAERDLPPYLDAEDAVVCGLAARAIGLLGATDTLDIVTVQERLQGLAKNDHRTIKLYEQGAFRVVAVAELAGQALKALQEVR
- a CDS encoding cyclic nucleotide-binding domain-containing protein, with the translated sequence MEYRNAVFVVTSEDSCPIYNVGEEIQVQDSAVSVDYEKPVCLILVRELHKALAKKPGEQRFTQMAMQRASFRCPGCTGSMRFEYKKERGFSTLQMNLLRIADKKARKRHVEALFKHLRTMQVFELLEDHDLLDLISMLKLKQFDPNKIIISEGTRGTHLYIILSGKVAIVKGEEIIAEIGRGEIFGEMSLLSGDPASSSVHSRTVVKFGTINGKDLKFILNRYPVLQIFFYRLLVNRAQMNMARSGKISSGMSGELIYINPVELFQLINSGGKSGKVDLIFHDGHATILFKEGEIIHASYGDLNGKEALFALLSKKKGSFTYNTELAKKYEDLPVLGGFMGLLMEGLQRIDEEQGTVVKKEV
- a CDS encoding ISL3 family transposase; this encodes MKLLSLAYIKDAARSVKRVCEEMFTEATDSVLTELLGVAALKVNMYCLRLEGVEDVLHLRCSHRDDIAICFRCGTPSEAIHEEKERCVRHLDIWGKRTFLHFFSRRFMCEQCQKPFTESLPFIEKFRRHTKEFERHIYERCKAGCRKKVAIKEKLSQATVKEILNRFARRIPERNSGLFTRVLGIDEISLKKRHRQFVLVISDISSRSILAVLPDRRKDTLEKWLNELTEEQRRAIKFVSIDMWAPYAQAIRTKLPKSRLTVDRFHVMKQLNERLGQMRRKIQRALPDEKKDILKGIRWILVRNREELSTEEESRLTEVLALHPELRELYLIKEEFRCIFERVRSRDKASKFLRAWIWKARVTGNVFLLKFVGTLENWWNEVLNYFVERVTNGFVEGLNNSIRNIIRTAFGYRNFENFRLRVFAEHGVPH
- a CDS encoding ferritin; this translates as MLKKKMLKALTRQINEEMYSGYLYLSMESYFHSISLSGFANWMRVQSQEELTHAMKFYDYVNERGGRVILDTIKQPDAEWETPLAAFEQIMAHEEKVTSLINELMDLAIAEQDHATKIFLQWFVSEQVEEEASVGEVLNKLRLIQDDSSGLFMVDAELAQRVFVPPVKA
- a CDS encoding zinc ribbon domain-containing protein, which encodes MPVYEYECPACEKVFEVHQGINDSPLTSCSVCGGEVKKIMSMSSFHLKGGGWYSDGYASGASSKNGVAGKASSGADSSKKASACGAEGACKGCSASS
- the fabB gene encoding beta-ketoacyl-ACP synthase I — translated: MRRVVITGMGIVSPLGDTSEEVLNSLKTGKSGVRYWPPYKELGLRSQVGAFTQINCKKHIDKKILRFMGNAAAYAYIAMQQAVEDSGLPPDQVSSPRTGLIIGSGGTSAENVVATADTMRNKGLRRLSPFMVPRTMSSTVSAGLTAPFKIKGVCYSISSACATGAHCIGAAMEQIQLGKQDLIFAGGSDEEHWTQTSMFDAMGALSTSFNDTPEQASRPYDVNRDGFVVANGAGIILLEELEHALKRGAQIYGELVGYGATADGHEMVSPSGEGASRCIQLALATSAQPIDYINAHGTSTPIGDMIELQAIRHVFGKDTPPISSTKSLSGHSLGAAGVHEAIYCLLMLNNNFIAASANIRKLETDAENMNIVQETREAELNTVMSNSYGFGGTNACLVFQKYHDA